One window of the Actinomycetes bacterium genome contains the following:
- a CDS encoding helix-turn-helix domain-containing protein, whose product MSASYHQFCPVSKAMELLDERWTMLVVRELVSGSEHFNELRRGLPRMSPTLLSRRLHLLVRAGVVDRQVEGNDVRYVLTQAGHELRPVVEALGAWGIRWIGELGDGDLDPKLLMWDMHRHIDKDAIPDGRTVVQFRFPDAPSDARDWWLVITRGEVDVCDVDPGHAVAVTVTASLRSMVNLWRGDLSWSNALRTGSVQVHGPEGLRRAVPGWFTLSSFAAVPRPA is encoded by the coding sequence ATGAGCGCCTCGTACCACCAGTTCTGTCCGGTTTCCAAGGCGATGGAGCTGCTCGACGAACGCTGGACGATGCTCGTCGTCCGCGAGTTGGTGAGCGGGTCTGAGCACTTCAACGAGCTGCGCCGCGGGTTGCCGCGGATGTCTCCCACGCTGTTGTCCAGAAGGCTGCACCTACTGGTCCGCGCCGGCGTCGTGGACAGGCAGGTGGAGGGCAACGATGTGCGATACGTCCTGACCCAGGCCGGCCACGAGCTGCGTCCGGTGGTCGAGGCGCTCGGCGCCTGGGGTATCCGCTGGATCGGAGAGCTCGGCGACGGGGATCTGGACCCAAAGCTGCTGATGTGGGACATGCATCGCCACATCGACAAGGACGCCATCCCGGACGGCCGGACGGTAGTCCAGTTCCGGTTCCCGGACGCGCCATCGGATGCCCGCGACTGGTGGCTGGTGATCACCCGCGGCGAAGTCGACGTGTGTGACGTGGACCCGGGGCACGCCGTGGCCGTGACGGTCACCGCCAGCCTGCGCAGCATGGTCAACCTCTGGCGCGGCGACCTGAGCTGGTCCAATGCACTACGCACCGGGTCGGTGCAGGTACACGGCCCCGAGGGGCTGCGTCGCGCAGTGCCTGGCTGGTTCACCCTCTCCAGCTTCGCCGCCGTGCCGCGGCCTGCCTAG